One Capsicum annuum cultivar UCD-10X-F1 chromosome 2, UCD10Xv1.1, whole genome shotgun sequence genomic window carries:
- the LOC107859392 gene encoding stem-specific protein TSJT1, with translation MLAIFKKSVVDPPKELQSPASLQSSNRASSPQDTMNHFLASNSNNAFSIGFMDKAFLAYSKPSPSSNAQQRLFCGLNDIYCIFLGSLNNLWALNKQYGLSKGTDEAMLVSEAYRTLRDRGPFPAHEVLKGLEGSFGFVIYDQKAANVFVALGADETVKLYWGIASDVSVMISDNVDHIKASCLKSFAPFPAGCMYHSESGLKSFEHPSYKMKAMPRVDSEGAMCGAYFKVDVYSKVNSMPRVGSSANWANWGQQA, from the exons atgttgGCAATTTTCAAGAAAAGTGTGGTTGATCCACCAAAGGAGCTGCAAAGCCCTGCCTCTTTGCAATCATCCAACAGGGCTTCATCCCCTCAAGACACCATGAACCATTTCTTAGCTTCTAATTCCAACAATGCCTTTTCCATTGGATTCATGGATAAGGCTTTCTTGGCCTATTCCAAACCTTCACCCTCATCAAATGCTCAGCAAAG GTTGTTCTGTGGGTTGAATGACATATACTGCATTTTCTTGGGAAGTTTGAACAATTTATGGGCACTAAACAAGCAGTATGGCCTGTCAAAGGGTACTGATGAGGCCATGCTTGTGAGTGAAGCATATCGTACCCTTCGTGATAGAGGCCCATTCCCAGCTCATGAGGTTCTCAAGGGCCTTGAGGGTAGCTTTGGCTTTGTGATCTATGATCAAAAGGCTGCCAATGTCTTTGTTGCCCTT GGTGCTGATGAAACTGTAAAGCTCTACTGGGGAATAGCATCTGATGTATCTGTCATGATCTCTGATAATGTGGATCATATAAAAGCAAGCTGTCTCAAATCATTTGCTCCCTTCCCAGCTG GGTGCATGTACCACAGTGAAAGTGGATTGAAGAGCTTTGAGCATCCAAGTTACAAGATGAAAGCAATGCCAAGAGTGGATAGTGAAGGAGCCATGTGTGGAGCTTACTTCAAAGTTGATGTCTACTCAAAGGTGAATAGCATGCCAAGAGTTGGAAGTTCTGCCAACTGGGCTAATTGGGGCCAGCAGGCTTAG